CTCGTTCGTGCTCTTCCTCCGTCTCCGTCGCCGCTGCCGCCGAGCGGGCGCCGACAAGGATGCCAGGTTCGGCAGCCTCGGTTTCTTCCCTTCCGATGCCGCCGCTCCTGACGGGCGGAAGCTCTCCGCCTCCCCATCGTCCGCCGCCGCAGCCGCCACCCCGGGGCCGTCCAGCTCGGAGTTCCTGTACCTGGGCACCCTTGTGAGCTCCCGCGTGCGAGAGAACGAGAACTCCGCCGCGCAGCTGGCCGACGGTGGCGGCTCGCCGTACCGGAAGCTCGGGTCCCCGGAGCTTCACCCCCTCCCGCCGCTGCCGCGCCAGTTCCGGAGTGCCAACGCCGGTCGCTCGTCGTCCTCGGGGTTCTACTCGCCGAAGAACTCCCCTGGCTCCAAGGGGAGCGCTGCCGGCCTGGCGTCGAGCTCAAAGGAGGCGGCTTTGGGTGTGGAGGAGAGGTGCGGGTCGCGGAGCTCTACTCTGAGCACGCCTTCGTACGTGTCGTCCAATGTGGCTTCTTCCCCTTCGCGGTCATCTCCCACCACTTCCTCCTTACCTCCGTCACTGCTGCGGCTTTCGACATCGTCACCTCCGGAAGCTAGACCACGTTCCCAATCCCCACCCTCTTCACCACCGGGGGCGGACTACGATAGAAAGGTCGGAACCTTGCAATCTTCCGGAGAGAACTTGCGGTCACCAAATAAGATAGGGGACTTTGCTAAAGGCTCGATTGCTGTTGAGCTAaatccgccgccgccaccaccaacTGGATTCCAGAAGGATCAAAATGTGAAGATACCGGCTTTCCAGCCGCCGGTTCTGCTACCTCCCCGAAACTCTGTTGTGTGGAATTCTTCGATAACATCAAAGTATTCCAATGCAGCTGAGAAGCATGAGAATAACCCTCGCCCAAAGTTGAAGCCTTTGCACTGGGATAAAGTTCGAGCAAGCTCCGACCGCAAGATGGTGTGGGATCAGCACAACTCAGGCTCATTCCAGTGGGTCTTTCAGCTTAAAGTCTTGAAAGCATTTTCTTTATGCCTCTGTTGTTTCTTTGTCTGAGCTCATGGAGTTGCAGGCTAAATGAGGAGATGATCGAGACATTGTTTGGTGGTAACACAAGCATGGCACCTAAGGAGATGACCGGAGGACTCCTATATCCTTCATCGAACCAAGAGAACTGCATCCTCGATCCTAAGAAGTCGCAGAACATTGCAATTATGTTGAAGGCCCTGCATGTGAGTGAGGAGGAAGTCTGTGAGGCTCTCTTAGAAGGTATCGCTTTCCTTTATCCTTTGACTGTTTGCATATCTTGGGATTCAGAACAACAATTGGGTACATGTTCCTCTTATCAACCTCTATGCGACTTTTCTAAATTCATCCTCAGAATTGTGGTACTATTGGTTCACTAACACATTATGGTATGTGTTGGAAAAACAAGGTAATGCTGATAGCTTAGGAAATGAAGTTTTGGAGGCACTCAAGAAGATGGTTCCAAGCAAAGAGGAAGAACGTAATCTGAAAGAACACAAGGATGATTCATCTTACATTCTTGGTCCAGCTGAAAGCTTTTTGAAGGCAGTTCTCCTTATACCGTTTGCATTTAAGAGAGTTGATGCCATGCTTTATATTGCTATTTTCGATTCAGAGGTCAATTACCTAAGGAATTTATTTGGGACTCTTCAGGTAAGTCTCTTtggaattatcattctcaaatttcaCCAATTATGTGAAGCTGCATGAAGTGAAAGTCATTGTGGCTGCATGAATAATGATATATGCTTTGAGACTTTAGACAATTCTTTTTTGAAACAATTGATCTTAATCGAATCAATTATTTTAATGGATTGAAGTTAGAAAAATCCAATGAATGGATACAATTGATTATAGTTTGTCAAATAATTGGTTTGAAATGATTATGTATTCGATCATTTGACCTCATTTGGtgccatatatgtgtgtgtgtgtgtgtgtatatatgtagatatatatgtgtgtatatatgtacatacgtatgtgtatatatatgtacgtatatatacatatgtatgcatatatatatatatatatgtacatatatatgtacatatatatgtatgtacatatatatgtacatatatatgtatgtacatatatatgtacatatatatgtatgtacatatatatgtatgtacatatatatgcacatagatatatatatgacaaatcatgatcaaggTGAATGATCGAAATTAGAGGTCAAATAAGGTGAAACTGATTGAATAGGAATATTATTACTTGATACTCTTTCTTAATTAAATACTAATTTTATCACTTAATATGCTGTTCAATTATAAGTGACTAGTAGTTTCATATATAGACATGATTAAAATTATGTTTCTTGTCTCTGATTTATAGTGGCTCCTATATTTGGACATGCTTTGCAAAGCTCAGTACTTGTCAATGTCTCAGGCAGCCTGCGAAGAGCTGAGGAGCAGCAGGATGTTCCACAAGCTCCTGGAGGCAGTCTTGAAGACTTGGAACCGAATGAATGTTGGTACCAGGCATGGTGAGGCAGATGCCTTCAAGCTCGATGCACTTCTCAAGCTAGTTGATGTCAGAGGCACAGATGGCAAGACCACCCTGTTCCATTTTGTTGTCCAGGCAATCAGTCGAGCTGA
This genomic stretch from Musa acuminata AAA Group cultivar baxijiao chromosome BXJ3-9, Cavendish_Baxijiao_AAA, whole genome shotgun sequence harbors:
- the LOC103996766 gene encoding formin-like protein 1, whose protein sequence is MAVFAFFLFLLSYTPFHFRRSIGSTTASATIYNRRTLHQPFFPLTFSSFAPTQPPSSSFPKYPTSSSSSSSSHHRLRPFFPLPPFPPPPPHPFPATITTLPTFPANISSLGSYSSGHSSPRFVPAVASPLLALALLGLSFVLFLRLRRRCRRAGADKDARFGSLGFFPSDAAAPDGRKLSASPSSAAAAATPGPSSSEFLYLGTLVSSRVRENENSAAQLADGGGSPYRKLGSPELHPLPPLPRQFRSANAGRSSSSGFYSPKNSPGSKGSAAGLASSSKEAALGVEERCGSRSSTLSTPSYVSSNVASSPSRSSPTTSSLPPSLLRLSTSSPPEARPRSQSPPSSPPGADYDRKVGTLQSSGENLRSPNKIGDFAKGSIAVELNPPPPPPTGFQKDQNVKIPAFQPPVLLPPRNSVVWNSSITSKYSNAAEKHENNPRPKLKPLHWDKVRASSDRKMVWDQHNSGSFQLNEEMIETLFGGNTSMAPKEMTGGLLYPSSNQENCILDPKKSQNIAIMLKALHVSEEEVCEALLEGNADSLGNEVLEALKKMVPSKEEERNLKEHKDDSSYILGPAESFLKAVLLIPFAFKRVDAMLYIAIFDSEVNYLRNLFGTLQAACEELRSSRMFHKLLEAVLKTWNRMNVGTRHGEADAFKLDALLKLVDVRGTDGKTTLFHFVVQAISRAEGSHLFALNPSSIKTPSNAASDLECCRLGIHVVSRLGIELSNVKKAAAMDCNMVSSCVMRLGGEIGKIHEVLQLNDSFSKEDGHNFHDAIIRFLRKAEGAILDIQARESFVLSMVKETTEFFHGDSAKEEDHPFRIFVVVRDFLAVLDQVCREVEKINEHDIIIMTRHLPVRQ